A stretch of the Staphylococcus sp. NRL 16/872 genome encodes the following:
- the queA gene encoding tRNA preQ1(34) S-adenosylmethionine ribosyltransferase-isomerase QueA, which translates to MNVEEFDYHLPESLIAQTPLKDRDHSRLLVLGRESGEMEHKHFTDVIDYLEAGDTLVLNDTRVMPARLFGLKEETGAKVEMLMLTRIDGNDWEVLLKPAKRIKVGNKLSFGEGKIVAECIKELDQGGRIMRLHYDGILEERLDELGEMPLPPYIKERLDDPDRYQTVYARESGSAAAPTAGLHFTDELLEKIKAKGVNIAFITLHVGLGTFRPVSVENIDDHEMHSEYYQMTQETADLLNETKAKGHRIISVGTTSTRTLETIRRDYAQFVAVSGWTDIFIYPGFEYKAIDGLITNFHLPKSTLVMLVSAFSSKKNILNAYNKAVELEYRFFSFGDAMLII; encoded by the coding sequence ATGAATGTTGAGGAATTTGATTATCACTTGCCGGAATCGTTAATTGCTCAAACGCCATTAAAAGATAGAGACCATAGTCGTTTATTAGTACTAGGGCGCGAATCTGGAGAAATGGAACATAAACATTTTACAGATGTCATTGATTACTTAGAAGCGGGTGATACGCTTGTTTTAAATGATACGCGTGTTATGCCAGCCCGTTTATTTGGTCTAAAAGAAGAAACGGGCGCTAAAGTAGAAATGTTAATGCTTACGCGCATTGATGGTAACGATTGGGAAGTATTATTAAAACCTGCTAAACGAATCAAAGTCGGCAATAAATTATCTTTCGGTGAAGGGAAAATTGTCGCTGAGTGTATTAAAGAGTTAGACCAAGGCGGACGTATTATGCGCTTGCATTATGATGGTATCTTAGAAGAGCGTCTTGATGAACTAGGTGAAATGCCGTTACCACCATACATTAAAGAACGCTTAGATGATCCAGATCGTTACCAAACGGTTTATGCGAGAGAAAGTGGCTCTGCTGCTGCACCGACTGCGGGCTTACATTTCACTGATGAATTATTAGAAAAGATAAAAGCAAAAGGCGTTAATATTGCTTTCATTACCTTACATGTAGGATTGGGTACATTTAGACCAGTTAGTGTAGAAAATATTGATGATCACGAAATGCATAGTGAATATTATCAAATGACACAAGAAACGGCTGATTTATTAAATGAAACTAAAGCTAAAGGGCATCGCATTATTTCAGTTGGTACTACATCTACTAGAACATTAGAAACAATTCGTCGCGACTACGCTCAATTTGTAGCAGTTAGTGGTTGGACAGATATTTTTATCTATCCTGGTTTCGAATATAAAGCAATAGATGGTTTAATTACTAACTTCCATCTACCTAAATCAACGCTAGTTATGCTTGTATCAGCATTTAGTAGTAAGAAAAATATTTTAAATGCATACAATAAAGCTGTGGAATTAGAATATAGATTCTTTAGCTTTGGTGATGCAATGTTAATTATATAA
- the ruvB gene encoding Holliday junction branch migration DNA helicase RuvB, translating to MDDRMVDQSLHNDESSFEYSLRPTRLKQYIGQSSIKSNLEVFIKAAKLREEPLDHVLLFGPPGLGKTTLSNIIANEMEVNIRTVSGPSLERPGDLAAILSGLQPGDVLFIDEIHRLSSVVEEVLYSAMEDFFLDIIIGKGDEARSIRIDLPPFTLVGATTRAGSLTGPLRDRFGVHLRLEYYNENDLKEIIIRTADVLGTKIDDESAIELAKRSRGTPRVANRLLKRVRDFQQVNEDEQIYIETTKQALQLLQVDDEGLDYIDHKMMNCIINQYNGGPVGLDTIAVSIGEERITIEDVYEPFLIQKGFIERTPRGRKATAFAYEHFKNIKE from the coding sequence ATGGATGATAGAATGGTTGATCAATCTTTACACAATGATGAGTCATCTTTTGAATATTCATTAAGACCAACAAGATTAAAACAATATATTGGCCAATCTTCTATTAAAAGTAACTTAGAAGTTTTTATTAAGGCGGCTAAATTACGTGAAGAACCGCTTGATCATGTGTTGTTATTTGGTCCCCCAGGATTAGGTAAAACGACGCTATCTAATATTATTGCTAATGAAATGGAAGTTAACATTCGTACTGTTTCAGGACCTTCATTAGAGAGACCTGGAGACTTAGCAGCTATATTATCAGGCTTACAACCAGGTGATGTATTATTTATCGATGAGATACACCGTTTAAGTAGTGTCGTAGAAGAAGTTCTATACTCTGCTATGGAAGATTTCTTCTTAGATATTATTATTGGAAAAGGTGATGAAGCACGTAGTATCCGTATTGATTTACCTCCATTTACTTTAGTAGGTGCTACTACACGTGCTGGAAGTTTAACCGGTCCTTTAAGAGATCGTTTTGGCGTTCATCTCAGACTTGAATATTATAATGAGAATGATTTAAAAGAAATTATTATACGTACTGCAGATGTGTTAGGAACCAAGATTGACGATGAAAGTGCAATTGAATTAGCTAAACGCTCTCGTGGGACTCCTCGTGTTGCAAATCGTCTTTTGAAAAGGGTCAGAGATTTCCAACAAGTGAATGAGGATGAACAAATTTATATTGAGACAACTAAACAAGCATTACAGCTTTTACAAGTAGATGATGAAGGTTTAGATTACATCGATCATAAAATGATGAACTGTATTATTAATCAATATAATGGAGGCCCTGTAGGTCTTGATACGATTGCAGTATCCATTGGTGAAGAACGTATCACTATTGAAGATGTTTATGAACCATTTTTAATACAAAAAGGATTTATTGAACGTACGCCTAGAGGAAGAAAAGCTACGGCATTTGCGTATGAACATTTTAAAAATATAAAAGAATGA